The sequence below is a genomic window from Lolium perenne isolate Kyuss_39 chromosome 4, Kyuss_2.0, whole genome shotgun sequence.
attcttagggttctttctagggaatgatgatataatcatctgggtatatggataatTCTCGttcccaagtccaagtgttgcctcattaacttgagtgtaacaccataacttgagttctctcatataggaatagttattctaggatttatggtgtactcctaatatttatttaggtagctaagctaaagattcaattgtctaacttagttggattggTCTAAACCTTATTTCCCTAATTCATGGATACagtcttattccacttggtatttggttatcccatcactccaagatgaaatggtttacaactcaattctttagttcaaagattgtcctctattcattaataggtaaaactagaattgatatgaatgggctctctcacttgggaaggacttgtataatatcctagggtttctctttaagatgatgatttgaatacttggatgcatatccaaggtttagctcaaagtttgttgcttctctaataattattgtagaactctcatctctcttggtttgatgtaataatttggaatagagaggaatatatatttcttgagttgatctccttgtcttgtttccaagagtgaagtaaaatgaataccatgaggttcatggtaggatcaaggattagttttaagacatggaaaagataagtgaagaatggtttcttcatttatggttagttgatttataattgaacagatgttcttatgttatggcaaggaataccatgttgtgatatttaataagatcaagtaattgatccttgattaataatttcttgtgtttattttacttccatttgatctaaccctttagatcaaatcatctctacccaaaacaaggttttaacaaagtcatattgaggtttatagcgcttgacttgatgagctacttcgattccaccaaggtcaagtgaaacttcacttactgtgactgttttactttaaagcgcgaaaattccccagattttctatgcatgaatgcaatgcacacatctgtttcctctatttttgtaaccccaatacctgggatattacaaccgCCCCGACATACCACCGCTCGCTCTCGAGCCGCACGAACCGCCAACCCGTAGCCCAAGCTACACAGGGCCACCAGTCGCAGACCACGGCCGTCACAGAACTCATCCGGGCCCGCTGCCCTCTCTAGGACGCGTCGACCGGGCCAATAAGAACGCCACACTAGCAGCTCGGCATTGCCACCCAAGACATGACGAGACGCAGCCCTACCTCACAGGATCACCACCCGTGATGCTTCCCGTGGCCGCCGTCTCGACGCACAAACACAACCTCTCGAGGCCGCCGCCCTGACATCCACCTCACGATCGACAGAGAAAACATGAGCAACCGCCACATGCAGgccctctccaaggcgatgcctcgAAAGAGGCAGCGACGTGTCCAACGCCAATGCCCGCTTCAGGAACCCAAAGCTAGGGATTTCTACCGGAGAGCCACGGACCCATGAGAGTTCCTCGTTCGAGGGGCCGGGTTGACTCCTTTCGAGTTCGTCGTCAACAAGTGACCATTCAAGAAAAAGGAACTAATAATAAGAAAACAGAAGGAGTATGTATTTTTGGCGTTCAAAACCAGTGCAAAAACACGAtcctaaaaagaaagaaaagaagcaCAAAAATGGAGTCGTGCTCTCGAAGCGACCGGCACCGGAACCCGACCCAAGCCTTGAGCACCGTGGCATCAAGCCGGACCTCCGCATTTCTCTGCCCCATTCGCGTTGCGTCTCCACCCCTCTCCTCCCTCCTGTCGCGAAACCCTCCTTCCCATCCACCCTCCCTCCCCTCCCCCGATGGCGGAGTCGCCCGacaacgccgccgccgcgcccgcgcccgcgccgGTCGCTGTTCCCACCCCCGCCCCGGCCCCGCCGGCGCCGAAGCCGTCCTCCCCGCCCCCCAGCTCCGGGATCCCGCCGCGCTACGACCTGGACGCCAAGTGGGACGCCTGCCTCGACCTCTCCATCCGCCGCGTCGCATACGCCTCCCTCGCCGGCGCATTCGGGGGCCTCATCCTCTTCCGTAAGCCCTCCCCAATCCCCATCCCCATCCCCACTCTCGCATCCTGAGATAGATCTGTTCGCCGCGTGGGGAATCCGTTTCCGATCACCCGATGCTGGTCGATCTAGGGTTAGCACGTGAAACGATGCGCTCGCCCCGTTTCGGCCGGATGCAGCACTATGTTGATCTAGGACGCACGATACCCATCAGCGCTCGCGTTGCCTTGCTATGCTGTAGACTAATTATTACGCCGTGTGCCATCTCTGCGGTTCCGATTGCCCATTTTTGTGACGGGATTTCATTTCTCCAGTAACCCATGTTGTCTTGTTCTTCTGCGTTGTGGAATACATGGCGGATGCTTAGCTTTGATCTGCTTAATCGATGTAGAAATAGCGATAGCTGTGGTTGAATTGCTGTTTAGGTTATATATGTGGTTGCTTTGTTGGTAAGGTAGCGAAACTTGCCTGTAAACCGTTCGTGTGAGGTGCAGAGCTTGCTTGCGCCAACAGGTTTGGTAAATATTTGGATTCTAAACAGAACCAAGTCCTGTTGTAATTTTCCCTGGCTTGAAACTTGGAGAAAGAATAGGGAACGACTGACTGGGATTGTGGTATGTGGGGTAATTAAGTACTGGGCCACTCTTCAGAATTACAGCGTTTATTACTGTTAGTGTTCAATCATATTCTTCACTGGATTGTTGTACCACTCACGCCATCACTTTTTATAATAATATACATTGTTAGAGTCTGGGCTTGTGACATGCATTTGATGTCTTTAGTTGACCTCCTGATTCCTGGCGGTGTTTTGTTGGTATACATTCCAATTTCCATGCGGTTTGAAGGGATTGGTAGGGCTCTCGTATGAGTTTTATTGATCATTGCCAATCTGAACTGTGAAATGTAGTTTGTAGTTAATCTGATCATCATCGAAATCGCTACCCCTCCAGCTTACTTTTAACATCGATTATAGCATGTAGGCGCGTTATGCGAGGTCCCGAGTCAGTTTCATTCTCCAACTTGAAGGGCTTGGCTGTAGATGTCTACGTGATGCTTACTATCGCCTAATCTTTTTTATCATTTCTTGTATCTTATTCTGTTGAATAATGTGGACTCCTCACATCTATCCAGAATGAGTTTGATTTCCAGAAGGTTTTTTTAAGTTTGAACAGTGAAACTTGTTACTTTGTATTGCCTTTGCACCTGAACTTGTTTCGCTGTGACATGTCTATTCTGTAACATGATCATCCATAGCAACGAATTATATGTTTTCATGAATGTTCTCAGATTATTCAGTCTTATGTATTCATAATTATTTAAAATTGGCATATGCCAAAAGAAAAGTTGGAAATGAAGTACCTAAAGATTTAGGCATCATTAAGTAACTGTCACCAAATCTACAGTCGTATTCATGTTTGACTTGTGTTGCTTTATACAGGTAGCCCAACAACCCGCTGGGCATCTGTTGCACTTGGAGCTGGTGTGGGGATAGGGGCTGCGTATACTGAATGCTCATACATATTCAATGGTTCTCCTCCCAAGTGGTCTTCCAAAGTTTCAACGGTTCCTTCTGCTCATTCTGAAGTAAGTCCTTTTGCTTTTTTTGCTTAACCACCCTGTTAGTTTTTTTGCTTGTTTTTTCAAATCATCGTCAATATGTTCATAACAGTCTGATACCATTTTTCAGTTCGGTATTCTTTTTTCCCTCAAATGTCAATATATCATCATCATCAATGTAGTACACGCTATGGCTACCAGTTCTTTATGTCTCAGAAACACAATTTGAAGTTCGCATTAGTCTGCCAGCTACGTTGTATGTACACCTTAGTGCATATTTAGTCATTTGTGGACATGTTTCCTAACCCTCCAACCATTGACAATTACGACAATATTTACATGTAAACACTATTTAAGCATAAACTTTGAATGTGGTGTCGTCGCGAGTTATTTATCAACTTACATTCATGTTAGGTCTATTAGCTGTAGTCAGTGCTTGCATCACAACTGACATTTTCGTCACTGTTAATAGATCCATCAACAAACTTACTGAGATGCTCCCATGCCACTCATGTTTTTATCCAATATGGAGTTAGTTTTTTTTAATCTGCACTTAGGTATGAGAAAGGTTATTGTTTTCATTCAGTGACGGCTACTGCTTTTCAACATCCTTGTTAGTAGATCTCATGATATAGGTCTGTAAAAGCCTGGCGTTTATTGAATGAGCTCGGCATTTGTAGGACACACGCAAGTAGCAAAGATATATTTCTTGTGAAATGAAATATTGCTTTTATACTGATGCCCTCCTTTTCTCTTTCACCAGGGAGACAAGTAAACACTGTCGGCAGGCAGGATCGGTAGTCCAATCTTGATGGGAGTTTTGGAGTGTCGTTGAAATAGCCGTTTCATGTCTGATATCGCCACTTGTCATAGTATCACCTCAAAGTTAGCATGTACCCAGATCGGGATTTTCTTCACACTTTATGCGGAAACCATTCTGGATGTGGTCTGATGACCCTATGGCTGCGCACTGCAGGAGCTTTGTAAGCTCTGTCCTGAGGTTTTATGTCTGGCAATAAATTTTTCTGTCATGTGGACTTGTTGTGGAATGCCGTGTGACTACTATGTGCTCTGCTTGCAATCTTGATGTGTGGTTTGTACAACATGCCTGATTAGACTAGTTTGATTATCTGTTCAGTTTCAACAACCGAGTAGTAAATGTCTTGTGTCCAGGACTGTTATTGTTTCATTTCAATGGCTGCACAGTCAGGTAGCAGCGGATTCTTTGACCTAATAcatgttttttttttggcttGTTAATGACCGTAGTTATTCAAAGATCCCTGTCAAGCGTGTACACACGGCAGTGCCAGAAAGTAGATACTGAAACCAGTTACCCCAACATGGCTTAAGACTAAAGTGGTACATAGAGACCTCCGTGACATGCAAACTTGTAGCTCGTGGCAAATTTGGTCTAAGAATACAAAATGTGAATCGATGGAATGACTGGATGaagaatttgaaaattcaaacgaTCGAATGGTTGGTTGAAGAATTCCAAACTCAAGCATGGCGAGTTTGGTTGAAGAATGCCGGGCGCCACCACCCTCTTTGCCTGAAGTTATGAAGTAGTCCCTCCCTTTAAATAATTCTTGTTGCGGATTTAGGTGTATCTATTCACAAAATAGGTTTAGATACATCTATTACTAAAAAAATTATACTACAAGAGAGGAAGTAGCTTGGGATTTGGCACAGGGGCAGCCCCTCCGTTCCTGCACCATCTTCGGAAGTTGGAAAGAGTTCTGAACCCAAATGACTGCCATGCTCCACCTTGCCCATTTCTGCATTGCATTCTACTTCCTTCTTATTATCATCCATACATTTTACTTTGGAAAAAGTGACCTAGGATTTTTGAAAAACAGTGGTCAAAAGGTTGGTTTATATTTTAGTATAAGCTAAACATACATGAGGTACTGTAATAGAAAGATGGAGATGTTTGGACATGATCCGAAGCTTAGAAATGCCACCCGCAAAAATAAGGCCCAGAAATGCGGAAAGTCCTTTTAGAACCCGAGCTCCATGGAGCTCGGTTTTTGAAAAAATTAAAATCCGCACATTTTGGTTTCCAAAAATCGAGAAAAAAATACCAGGTGTAGATATCACCCAGATCTACAAGCGTGCCAAATTTCAAGTCCAAATTCGTTTTATTCTGGGCTAGATCTAAAAGACAAATTTATGAATCGACATACCCGGattcaaaattttgaaatctgTCAGAATTTGTCTTTTTTTCACAGCCCAAAATACAACGATTTTGAAGATAAAAAAAATCACGCGTGTGTTTCTCGACATGACCTACACCTGTGATTTTTTTCAAAAATACCGAGCTCCATGGAGCTCGGGAGCCAAATCACCGCTCTCCCAGAAATGTAGCAACATAGATTTACAAGCAATTTCCCATTTTTGAACATGGTCACGTGCATTTCAAGACACCTGGTCACGTGCGATGAGAAGTGAAACTGAAACCCTCCCACATCGTCCTTTTCCCCGAGCTCACCGGTGACGGCCGTGCGCTGCAGACCCGGCCGAACGAAATCATCTTTCCCCAATCGCCAAACCCCATGGTCGACCTCGCCGGCGCTAGCGTGAACTTGCGAAACGAGGTGAACTGGTCATGGTTATTATCTTTAGTGATTTATATACAGGTGTGATCCAAACGTATCGATTATCGTCTTGAAAGTCTGAACACATCGAATATAAGATGGGCAAATTCTAAGGAGATTTTACCCAGCGGCATATTTTTCACCATATTTGTTATGTCTCAGTCGACTAAAAATTTCTGAAGTCTCAATGTCTCATTCACAAAAAGAAAAATGCAACCACAATTCACAATTTTGATACGAAAATCCTACTCAACTGAGACATAAACAAACCCACGATTTGGGAAACATAATTTTTCCGCGAAAAGCTTTCAGAATTGTGACGTTTTAAGATCTAATCTCTCCATTTCATGAGAAGTGTACTTCTAAGAAAATACTAAACTAGTTGCAAAAAAAGAAAATACTAAACTTTAGACAGGTCTAAAACATCTTTCATAAGATGGAGGGAGTACTAGACCTTTGCCGGCGGGCGGTAAGCGGTACACGAAACATTATGCAAATCAGCTCGGCTAGTTAGGCTGTCCTGTTAAAATGCATTTCCTAACGTGTGGATCAACTACAGATGCTCTTTTTCTCCGGCGATGGCGGAGGATGTGTGTTCTTGATAGTTGTGGCGGCAAGCCGGCAACAGTTTGCAGCATTACAACCGTTTATATCCTTGTCGTGTTATGTTGCTTGTGTGCGTACCAACTTATGTTTACAAGTAATGTATGCCTACAGACTAAAAAAAAACAAGCATTTCCTACGCGAAAATGCTACACCTACGGGCAACTTAGTTACGTAAAAGACCTACGGGCTGACGTGGTTAGCACTGGTGGATCCTAATTTGCTCGCCAGCAGCCGCATACCAGTACTCACCCAACCACATCCGCACACGTTTCCCCCGTAagtccattccgtaggttgagccCGTAGGTGTAGGATTATTGTTTCCTACGAGCCCCAGGATGAATATCGTTAGCGCGGGAGCAATAGCGAGTGGTGACGAGAGTACTCTTCTATTTTGGGTCATGTCCTAATTTAGGGCGGCTCTGCAAACCTATGGGCTATGGCCTCACCTCCACCGCCGCGCGAAGGATACGTACACCCGCTCGTGGCAAAAGGCACATACAGGTCACGATGGAGCGGCGGCCGGAGCTGCGGCGGTCGATGACGCTCTCGGAGCAGCTGGCCACGCCCGACCCGGCCATCCGCGAGTTCCTCAGGATCCCCGACGACGACAGCCACTACCAGCCGGACGCCGACGCCGGCGGACGGGGCTGGAAGCCTCTGCGCGACAGGCTCCGTCTCCGCCGCACCGCGAACGCCTGGACCGCCCCGTCGCAGAAACCCAGCGCGGCGGACGGCGCTCtgaagagcggcggcggcggtggcagcaGCACACGCAGCAACAAGTACATCTACGCGCCCGGGGAGGCCACGGCGGCCTTCTCCCGCACCACCTCCCTCCGCCAGACGCCCACCTTCTCCCGCGTCGCCTCTACCCGCGTCGGACCCACCAGTGGGCGCGCCGAGCGGGCCGCCCCTGtggtcgtcgacgacgaggaggacgatgagGACGAGGATGAAGAGGAGGATGAGGGAGACAAAGATCAGGACGAGGCGCCGGCCGCGCAGATGTCCCTGATGGCGCTGCTGGAGCAGACGGACAGCTgggacgacgaggacgaggaggaggacgaggccggcgtcggcggcggcggcaagaaCGCGCAGCAGCATGCCGgaggcggcgacgacgacgaggacgacggcgagggGCGGGAGGAGGAGATGGTGCACGTGTGCTGCGTGTGCATGGTCCGCCACAAGGGCGCCGCCTTCATCCCCTGCGGCCACACCTTCTGCCGGCTCTGCTCCCGCGAGCTCTGGGTCAGCCGCGGCAACTGCCCGCTCTGCAACGGCTTCATCCAGGAGATCCTCGACATCTTCTGACCATGCATGGCGCGCGTTTGGCGCGTGTGCGTGTGAGCGGCCACCCCGCGCGCTC
It includes:
- the LOC127348237 gene encoding uncharacterized protein; the protein is MERRPELRRSMTLSEQLATPDPAIREFLRIPDDDSHYQPDADAGGRGWKPLRDRLRLRRTANAWTAPSQKPSAADGALKSGGGGGSSTRSNKYIYAPGEATAAFSRTTSLRQTPTFSRVASTRVGPTSGRAERAAPVVVDDEEDDEDEDEEEDEGDKDQDEAPAAQMSLMALLEQTDSWDDEDEEEDEAGVGGGGKNAQQHAGGGDDDEDDGEGREEEMVHVCCVCMVRHKGAAFIPCGHTFCRLCSRELWVSRGNCPLCNGFIQEILDIF
- the LOC127291863 gene encoding MICOS complex subunit MIC10, with the translated sequence MAESPDNAAAAPAPAPVAVPTPAPAPPAPKPSSPPPSSGIPPRYDLDAKWDACLDLSIRRVAYASLAGAFGGLILFRSPTTRWASVALGAGVGIGAAYTECSYIFNGSPPKWSSKVSTVPSAHSEGDK